Part of the Oncorhynchus nerka isolate Pitt River linkage group LG14, Oner_Uvic_2.0, whole genome shotgun sequence genome is shown below.
ctaatgtaggctacttgtccaccgtcccagattcaggatcggttatatattgtgtctccttcTGATTTATACCAGGGGTGTCGTTAGAATGCTGATCCAGGATCTGCATGTGTATCAAGTGTatgaaatacttgttctccccactgtacaatgtATTGAAACAGGATGTTGACGACATTGCGGTTTATGTATTGTACACGCATTTACCATATAACATACTGCGCTGGTGTAGCTCATTGTTTACTTCGAACATTTCTCTATCAAAACATTCTCTACCTCTGCAAAGGGGTTCGTACCACGGGCGTTGTCCAGTGTTTTGCCAGTCACTTTTACATCACTGTAGcgaacctttgataattttgagtgggaaaataaagactacaacaaaacaagacagagttacacctttgataattttgagtgggaaaataaagactacaacaaaacaagacagagttacggtgcatgcaggagtcattagtttgggaatttagattaactttcacataattgtctatgatacaaaattgtgaaacagtgaacccctttggccaaaataacttctaatgtaggctacttgcccaCCGTTGAGATTCAGGATCagttatatattgtgtctccttcTGATTTATACCAGGAGTGTGGTTAGAATTCTGATCCAAGATCTGCATGTGTatcaagtgtatcaaatacttgttctccccactgtacaatgtattgaaacaggatgttgacgacattgcggtttatgtataatacacgcatttaccatataacatactgcgctggtgtagctcattggttacttcgaacactttctctatcagaaactgtctctacctctgcaaaggggttcgaaccatgggcgctgtccagtgttttgccagtcacttttacatcactgtagcgaacctttgataattttgagtgggaaaataaagactacaacaaaacaagacagagttacacctttgataattttgagtgggaaaataaagactacaacaaaacaagacagagttacggtgcatgcaggagtcattagtttgggaatttagattaactttcacataattgtctatgatacaaaattgtgaaacagtgaacccctttggccaaaataacttctaatgtaggctacttgcccaccgttgagattcaggatcggttatatattgtgtctccttcTGATTTATACCAGGAGTGTGGTTAGAATTCTGATCCAAGATCTGCATGTGTatcaagtgtatcaaatacttgttctccccactgtacaatgtATTGAAACAGGATGTTGACGACATTGCGGTTTATGTATAATACACGCATTTACCATATAACATACTGCGCTGGTGTAGCTCATTGGTTACTTCGAACACTTTCTCTATCAGAAACATTCTCTACCTCTGCAAAGGGGTTCGAACCACGGGCGCTGTACAGTGTTTTGCCAGTCACTTTTACATCACTGTAGcgaacctttgataattttgagtgggaaaataaagactacaacaaaacaagacagagttacggtgcatgcaggagtcattagtttgggaatttagattaactttcacataattgtctatgatacaaaattgtgaaacagtgaacccctttggccaaaataacttctaatgtaggctacttgcccaccgttgagattcaggatcggttatatattgtgtctccttcTGATTTATACCAGGAGTGTGGTTAGAATTCTGATCCAAGATCTGCATGTGTatcaagtgtatcaaatacttgttctccccactgtacaatgtATTGAAACAGGATGTTGACGACATCGCGGTTTATGTATAATACACACATTTACCATATAAGATAATGCGCTGGTGTAGCTCATTGGTTACTTCGAACACTTTCTCTATCAGAAACTGTCTCTACCTCTGCAAAGGGGTTCGAACCATGGGCGCTGTCCAGTGTTTTGCCAGTCACTTTTACATCACTGTAGcgaacctttgataattttgagtgggaaaataaagactacaacaaaacaagacagagttacggtgcatgcaggagtcattagtttgggaatttagattaactttcacataattgtctatgatacaaaattgtgaaacagtgaacccctttggccaaaataacttctaatgtaggctacttgcccaCCGTCCCAGATTCAGGATCGGTAATATATTGTGTCTCTTTCTGATTTATACCAGGGGTGTGGTTAGAACGCTGATCCAAGATCTGCATATGTatcaagtgtatcaaatacttgttctccccactgtacaatgtATTGAAACAGGATGTTGACGACATTGCGGTTTATGTATTGTACACGCATTTACCATATAACATACTGCGCTGGTGTAGCTCATTGGTTACTTCGAACATTTCTCTATCAAAAACATTCTCTACCTCTGCAAAGGGGTTCGTACCACGGGCGTTGTCCAGTGTTTTGCCAGTCACTTTTACATCACTGTAGcgaacctttgataattttgagtgggaaaataaagactacaacaaaacaagacagagttacacctttgataattttgagtgggaaaataaagactacaacaaaacaagacagagttacgacgcatgcaggagtcattcgtttgggaatttagattaactttcacataattgtctatgatacaaaattgtgaaacagtgaacccctttggccaaaataacttctaatgtaggctacttgcccaccgtcccagattcaggatcggttatatattgtgtctccttctgatttataccaggggtgtggttagaatgctgatccaggatctgcatgtgtatcaagtgtatcaaatacttgttctccccactgtacaatgtATTGAAACAGGATGTTGACGACATCGCGGTTTATGTATAATACACACATTTACCATATAAGATAATGCGCTGGTGTAGCTCATTGGTTACTTCGAACTCTTTCTCTATCAGAAACTGTCTCTACCTCTGCAAAGGGTGTTCGAACCATGGGCGCTGTCCAGTGTTTTGCCAGTCACTTTTACATCACTGTAGcgaacctttgataattttgagtgggaaaataaagactacaacaaaacaagacagagttacacctttgataattttgagtgggaaaataaagactacaacaaaacaagacagagttacggtgcatgcaggagtcattagtttgggaatttagattaactttcagataattgtctatgatacaaaattgtgaaacagtgaacccctttggccaaaataacttctaatgtaggctacttgcccaccgtcccagattcaggatcggttatatattgtgtctccttctgatttataccaggggtgtggttagaatgctgatccaagatctgcatgtgtatcaagtgtatcaaatacttgttctaccCACTGTACAATGTATTGAAACAGGATGTTGACGACATTGCGGTTTATGTATAATACACGCATTTTTACCATAAAACATACTTCGCTGGTGTAGCTCATTGGTTACTTCGAACACTTTCTCTATCAGAAACAGTCTCTACCTTTGCAAAGGGTTTCGAACCACGGGCGCTGTCCAGTGTTTTGCCAGTCACTTTTACATCACTGTAGGgaacctttgataattttgagtgggaaaataaagactacaacaaaacaagacagagttacggtgcatgcaggagtcattagtttgggaatttagattaactttcacataattgtctatgatacaaaattgtgaaacagtgaacccctttggccaaaataacttctaatgtaggctacttgcccaccgtcccagattcaggatcggttatatattgtgtctccttctgatttataccaggggtgtggttagaatgctgatccaagatctgcatgtgtatcaagtgtatcaaatacttgttctaccCACTGTACAATGTATTGAAACAGGATGTTGACGACATTGCGGTTTATGTATAATACACGCATTTACCATATAACATACTGCGCTGGTGTAGCTCATTGGTTACTTCAAACACTTTCTCTATCAGAAACAGTCTCTACCTTTGCAAAGGGGTTCGAACCACGGGCGCTGTCCAGTGTTTTGCCAGTCACTTTTACATCActgtaaaatcaaatcaaatcaaattgtatttgtcacatacacatgattagcagatgttaatgcgagtgtagcgaaatgcttgtgcttctagttccgacaatgcagtgataaccaacaagtaatctaactaacaattccaaaactactgtcttatacacagtgtaaggggataaggaatatgtacataaggatatatgaatgagtgatggtacagagcagcatacagtagatggtatcgagtacagtatatacatatgagatgagtatgtagacaaagtaaacaaagtggcatagttaaagtggctagtgacataagaatgcagtcgatgatctagagtacagtatatacatatgcatatgagatgaataatgtagggtaagtaaacattatataaggtagcattgtttaaagtggctagtgatatatttacatcatttcccatcaattcccattattaaagtggctggagttgggtcagtgtcaatgacagtgtgttggcagcagccactcaatgttagtggtggctgtttaacagtctgatggccttgagatagaagctgtttttcagtctctcggtcccagctttgatgcacctgtactgacctcgccttctggatgatagcggggtgaacaggcagtggttcgggtggttgatgtccttgatgatctttatggccttcctgtaacatcgggtggtgtaggtgtcctggagggcaggtagtttgccccaaaatgcgttgtgcagacctcactaccctctggagagccttacggttgagggcggagcagttgccgtaccaggcggtgatacagcccgccaggatgctctcgattgtgcatctgtagaagtttgtgagtgcttttggtgacaagccgaatttcttcagcctcctgaggttgaagaggcgctgctgcgcccttcttcacgacgctgtcagtgtgagtggaccaattcagttggtctgtgatgtgtatgccgaggaacttaaaacttgctaccctctccactactgatccatcgatgtggatagggggtgttcctctgctgtttcctgaagtccacaatcatctccttagttttgttgacgttgagtgtgaggttattttcctgacaccacactccgagggccctcacctcctccctgtaggccgtctcgtcgttgttggtaatcaagcctaccactgttgtgtcgtccgcaaacttgatgattgagttggaggcgtgcatggccacgcagtcgtgggtgaacagggagtacaggagagggctcagaacgcaccagtggggcccccgtgttgaggatcagcggggaggagatgttgttgcctaccctcaccacctgtgggcggcccgtcaggaagtccagtacccagttgcacaggggggtcgagacccagggtctcgagcttgatgacgagcttggagggtactatggtattgaatgccgagctgtagtcgatgaacagcattctcacataggtattcctcttgtccaggtgggttagggcagtgtgcagtgtggttgagattgcatcgtctgtggacctatttgggcggtaagcaaattggagtgggtctagggtgtcaggtaggtggaggtgatatggtccttgactagtctctcaaagcacttcatgatgacggaagtgagtgctactggtagtcgtttagctcagttaccttagctttcttgggaacaggaacaatggtggccctcttgaagcatgtgggaacagcagactggtatagggattgattgaatatgtccgtaaacacacaggccagctggtctgcgcatgctctgagggcgcggctggggatgccgtctgggcctgcagccttgcgaggtagggaacctttgataattttgagtgggaaaataaagactacaacaaaacaagacagagttaaggtgcatgcaggagtcatttgtttgggaatttagattaactttcacataattgtctataatacaaaattgtgaaacagtgaacccctttggccaaaataacttctaatgtaggctacttgcccaccgtcccagattcaggatctgttatatattgtgtctccttctgatttataccaggggtgtggttagaatgctgatccaagatctgcatgtgtatcaagtgtatcaaatacttgttctccccactgtacaatgtattgaaacaggatgttgacgacattgcggtttatgtataatacacgcatttaccatataacatacttcgctggtgtagctcattggttacttcgaacactttctctatcagaaacattctctacctctgcaaaggggttcgaaccacgggcgctgtccagtgttttgccagtcacttttacatcactgtagcgaacctttgataattttgagtgggaaaataaagactacaacaacacaagacagagttacggtgcatgcaggagtcattagtttgggaatttggattaactttcacataattgtctatgatacaaaattgtgaaacagtgaacccctttggccaaaataacttctaatgtaggctacttgcccaccgtcccagattcaggatcggttatatattgtgtctccttcTGATTTATACCAGGAGTGTGGTTAGAATTCTGATCCAAGATCTGCATGTGTatcaagtgtatcaaatacttgttctccccactgtacaatgtATTGAAACAGGATGTTGACGACATCGCGGTTTATGTATAATACACACATTTACCATATAAGATAATGCGCTTGTGTAGCTCATTGGTTACTTCGAACACTTTCTCTATCAGAAACATTCTCTACCTCTGCAAAGGGGTTCGAACCCTCTAtgatacaaaattgtgaaacagtgaacccctttggccaaaataacttctaatgtaggctacttgcccaCCGTCCCAGATTCAGGATCAGTTATATGTTGTGTCTCCTTCTGATTTATACCATGGGTGTGGTTAGAATGCTGATCCAAGATCTGCAAGTGTatcaagtgtatcaaatacttgttctacccactctaaaatgtattgaaacaggatgttgacgacattgcggtttatgtataatacacgcatttaccatataacatacttcgctggtgtagctcattggttacttcgaacactttctctatcagaaacattctctacctctgcaaaggggttcgaaccacgggcgctgtccagtgttttgccagtcacttttacatcactgtagcgaacatttgataattttgagtgggaaaataaagactacaacaacacaagacagagttacggtgcatgcaggagtcattagtttgggaatttagattaactttcacataattgtctatgatacaaaattgtgaaacagtgaacccctttggccaaaataacttctaatgtaggctacttgcccaccgtcccagattcaggatcggttatatattgtgtctccttcTGATTTATACCAGGAGTGTGGTTAGAATTCTGATCCAAGATCTGCATGTGTatcaagtgtatcaaatacttgttctccccactgtacaatgtATTGAAACAGGATGTTGACGACATCGCGGTTTATGTATAATACACACATTTACCATATAAGATAATGCGCTTGTGTAGCTCATTGGTTACTTCGAACACTTTCTCTATCAGAAACATTCTCTACCTCTGCAAAGGGGTTCGAACCCTCTAtgatacaaaattgtgaaacagtgaacccctttggccaaaataacttctaatgtaggctacttgcccaccgttgagattcaggatcggttatatattgtgtctccttcTGATTTATACCAGGAGTGTGGTTAGAATTCTGATCCAAGATCTGCATGTGTATCaggtgtatcaaatacttgttctccccactgtacaatgtATTGAAACAGGATGTTGACGACATCGCGGTTTATGTATAATACACACATTTACCATATAAGATAATGCGCTGGTGTAGCTCATTGGTTACTTCGAACACTTTCTCTATCAGAAACTGTCTCTACCTCTGCAAAGGGGTTCGAACCATGGGCGCTGTCCAGTGTTTTGCCAGTCACTTTTACATCACTGTAGcgaacctttgataattttgagtgggaaaataaagactacaacaaaacaagacagaattacggtgcatgcaggagtcattagtttgggaatttagattaactttcacataattgtctatgatacaaaattgtgaaacagtgaacccctttggccaaaataacttctaatgtaggctacttgcccaccgtcccagattcaggatcggttatatattgtgtctccttctgatttataccaggggtgtggttagaatgctgatccaagatctgcatgtgtatcaagtgtatcaaatacttgttctccccactgtacaatgtATTGAAACAGGATGTTGACGACATTGCGGTTTATGTATAATACACGCATTTACCATATAACATACTGCGCTGGTGTAGCTCATTGGTTACTTCGAACACTTTCTCTATCAGAAACAGTCTCTACCTTTGCAAAGGGGCTCGAACCACGGGCGCTGTCCAATGTTTTGCCAGTCACTTTTACATCACTGTAGcgaacctttgataattttgagtgggaaaataaagactacaacaaaacaagacagagttacggtgcatgcaggagtcattagtttgggaatttagattaactttcacataattgtctatgatacaaaattgtgaaacagtgaacccctttggccaaaataacttctaatgtaggctacttgcccaccgttccagattcaggatcggttatatattgtgtctccttctgatttataccaggggtgtggttagaatgctgatccaagatctgcatgtgtctcgggtgtatcaaatacttgttctccccactgtacaatgtATTGAAACAGGATGTTGACGACGTCGCGGTTTATGTTTAATACACGCATTTACCATGTAATATACTGCGCTGGTGTAGCTCAGTGGTTACTTCGAAAACTCTCTTTCCCAGAAATGTTCTCTACCTCTGCAAAGGGGTTCGAACCACGGGTGCTGTCCAGTGTTTTGCCAGTCACTTTTACATCACTGTAGcgaacctttgataattttgagtgggaaaataaagactacaacaaaacaagacaagAGTTACGGTGCATGCAGGAGTCATTCGTTTGGGAATTTAGATTAACTTTCACGTAATTTTCTAtgatacaaaattgtgaaacagtgatcCCCTTCGGCCAAAATAacttctaatgtaggctacttgcccaCGGTCCCAGATTCAGGATCGGTTATATACTATGTCTCCTTCTGATTTATACCAGGGGTGTGGTTAGAATGCTGATCCAAGATCTGCACAGTTGATGAAGACCGGTAAAGATGGCTACAACACTAGATCTGTTTGATTTATTTTATCGGGCGCAGTTCCTAGGAGCAGTGGAATGGTATTACTAGGCAAAATCTTCTCAATGAGCGCGCCAGGCGAGGTACATTAATCGCACCTAAAATGTTGCACATGCGCAGACCATACAGTCAATGGCGCAGACAGCCAGTAATGTTGACAAACAACTGGGGAGAGGCCAATTGCACCGTAAGGGAAATATTCCGATCTTGTATGTAGCTATTGTACAAATACTGTATTCTCTATGcaattaaatgtttcaagcaGCGTTGTACAAATGCCAAATGTTCGACATTTGCCTGGCTTTATTACTGTCTAAATAGCTCAGGTTAGTTTACGTTAATTCACAACATTAGCTAGTAGCAGCTAGCTATAGCAAAGGTGCTTTGTTTTAACTGACCCGTCGCAGCATGAAGGAACCGTTGGAATAATGCAGCTTGCTACATATTCGTAACTTATACAATGAAATATCGGTATGTGTGTTGGTTTGCTACTACTTTAGCACTCTGGATTTGGCATTTCGAATTTTGACATTTAGCTTCAGCTGTTTGCATGACGTTTTCGGCAATGAAATGATCTGGAAAGTTACAGGGTAACAGTAGTTATTAGCTGAATGAGGTTCCAAGCTCGCGGCTACATTGTAGGGGGCAACATCCACTGTAACTACTGAAGGGGCCTAAAGAGTACTGTTATCACTCCAATCAAACATACTGTATAGCTGGTTCCTTGAATGCTTTCTAGATTTTTTGGAAATCAGAGGTTTCAGGTTTGTGATCTATAGCCTAGTTTGTTTTTCCCAAAAGATTACCAACTTTACCTTTTTCCTCAAGCCTGTTTAGCTCCCGGGTGAATGAAGGAGATTCTCTTTCCAGTTGACACTCTGTGAAAATGAAGGGGTGAGCTAACAATGCATTGATTTAACCATAATCCATTTGAACCAAAGCTACTTCCACATGATTTGTTGTAATAAATTTGAGTGTTGAGCTAGATGGTCATATTCTAGCACAAGTTGAAAGAGCGGTGTGTTACTGTATATTTGTTACTGTGTATTATCATTGTTCTTCTCATTTTGTTATGTAGTCAACAGAAAAGCCCTGACCCGGATGAAAGTGCACATGTCATTGAAGAAGGTAATGTCATGTAGAAAGGAAATAACGACCCTCAAAACATCAGAAGACAAGACACCCATGGTATTTTCTTTCTGATATTATAGAGACTGTATTCTGAATTTTGCTCTACCAGGTGCAGTGGCTACAGCAGATGACCCATCAGCTGCCATCGCCACCATTCAGTCTGCCGCCACCTTCTCCTCAGAGCATCCAATAAAGTATCTATTCAAGACGGAGGGAGCTGGGGGGCAGGTAGGGGAGCTGTACTACCCTCCCGCTGGGCAGGTACAGTTGGGAAAAGCATACTGTACAGGGCTCACTAGATCTAGCCGAAGTCCCTGAGCTGGAGCTCTGAGCCCAGCCAATGCCCATCCAAGGTTTTCTAAGGCTCAGTCTTCTGTCATTACTAATGAACGATTTTATGTTTCGCTCAACAAACCTGTGTGTTTTCTTTTGCTTAAGGTGACATACAGAGTAATCCAGGTGTCTGATGGACAGTTGGAGGCTCAAAGTGATGGAGCCACAGCAGTCAGTGTGCTAACTGGATTTCCTGCAGCCACACAGCCTGTGACCCAGGTGAGAATTTATACGAGCAGGACTTGGGGCCCTCCCAGCGGGAAACACTGGTTGAAATAATGTCAAAATAagtaatttcagcctgtttttggTTGTAATTACTTACATTTCAACCAGTTTTGTCCACCAGGCTAGTAGTATTTGATTAAAGTCGGATTCTGCAAATCAAACATAGCATTGTTTTTAATCTGGGATAGCAAAGATgatctactctattctattcctcTACTTCTACTACTCACTGTATACAGTTTCGATTGTTATTGAACACTGACAAAGGTGTCCTCTTGCTGTAGGCTTTGTACTCTCAGTCTGAGGGGTTGGAAGGGGACGGCACTGAGACGCATTACACCTACTACCCTGCAACCATCGCTGATGCTTCACCAGGCACCATGGTAACCAGCGTGGTGCAGGCATCTGATACACATCTAAGTCAGAGCACTCCCACTGGTGAGGAGATGGAGACTCaatcacatagaaatataattactataTAGAATGAATAGATCCTATTTCTATGTTCCATCAGGTTGGGCATTTATTTCCAATTGGCTTTCCATTTTGAATGCCATTTGATATTGATACAGttagagtaccagtcaaatatggacataatatggacttgttctttTACTAAATAGGACCCCCAACCCTCCCATGTCACAACA
Proteins encoded:
- the LOC115141712 gene encoding LOW QUALITY PROTEIN: upstream stimulatory factor 1-like (The sequence of the model RefSeq protein was modified relative to this genomic sequence to represent the inferred CDS: deleted 2 bases in 1 codon); this translates as MKEILFPVDTVKMKGQQKSPDPDESAHVIEEGAVATADDPSAAIATIQSAATFSSEHPIKYLFKTEGAGGQVGELYYPPAGQVTYRVIQVSDGQLEAQSDGATAVSVLTGFPAATQPVTQALYSQSEGLEGDGTETHYTYYPATIADASPGTMVTSVVQASDTHLSQSTPTGQLYVMMSPQEVLTGANQRSIAPRTQPYNAKSEVPRTSRDDKRRAQHNEVERRRRDKINNWIVTLSKTIPDCNIDPTKSGQVSISNESKGGILSKACDYIQELRQNNLRLGDDLSTLDRLKMDNQLLRQEVEDWKSKNQVLRNQLRQNGIVGAANADTQ